The genomic interval GGAATGAGGAGAGGGAGTGTGTTGCTTGTCAGTCCAGTGTTGTTGCAGAAGCAGGAAACAATCATTGGATATGGGAGAAACTGAATGACTACCGCATGCCACGTGAGGTGaggcctgcttgatctccaGCCGCtctttgttctttctttttctttaCCCTCACTTCCTCTTGATATTCTCTGcatggcagcagcagcagtcaaTGCCCAGGCTGCCTTCTCTACGTCCCTTTCTTGAGGCCTGTCGCCCACCCTGCAATACTCCACCTGCCCGCGTCCGCCCACCGAGAGCAGTTCTTCCGCGACAGACAGCTGCGCCGACACTCACCACCCTCCGGCCTTGTATTTTTTGTCGCTCTCTCATGAATGGCTGCAAACGagattctccttcttcagAACGAGTCACCAAGAGACGACGcatctccccctcccccgcGCCGCACAGCTCCTCCGCAATGAATCACACCATTCCCACCATCGAGCTCACTCCACTCGAGAACACCCTGCGcaccctccttcttgacGTCGCACAGTACATCCGAGACCAGGAAATTGTCGAGGGAGGGAGCGATGTAAGGAATCATCCAGAAACCGTGTTGCGCTTCACAGGCGGCTGGGTCAGAGACAAGCTGCTCGGGGTGGACAGCCATGACATCGACGTTGGGATCAGCAGCATGACTGGTTACCAGTTCGGCATGGCGCTGAAGCAGTATCTGGATGACCCGCAAAACCTGGAAAAGTACAAACAGAGCCTGCCAGAGGGAAAGATGCACGATGCGATTGTGAGCCTCCACAAAATCGAGGCCAACCCGGAGAAGTCCAAGCACCTGGAAACGGTCACGACGAAAATCTTCGGCCTGGATATTGACCTGGTCAATCTACGAAAAGAGACATACTCAGAGGAAAGCCGGAATCCGCAGATGGAGTTTGGCACGGCAACCGAGGACGCACTGCGGCGAGATGCGACGATCAATGCGCTTTTCTACAATCTCAACGAGTCGCGGCTGGAGGACCTGACAGAGCACGGGCTGGAGGACATGCGGAATAAGCTCATCCGAACGCCGATGGAACCATACCAGACTTTCCGAGATGACCCGCTGCGCGTGCTTCGATTGATCCGGTTCGCGAGCAGACTAGGGTACCAAATAGACCCTGAGACGGAACGGGCGATGCAGAATGAGGATATCAGTGTGGCATTGAAGCTCAAAATCAGCAAGGAGCGTGTTGCAactgagctggagaagatgctgaaAGGTAAGGAAGCTTGATCGCGGGCAGTAGTTGCTTTTCCTGACCGGCTGCAGGCCCTGATCCTCGTGGCGCGCTCCAGTTCATCGACCGACTGGACCTTTATCATACGATTTTTGCAAACCACCAAGACGGAGTCGCTGCTGATACGACGACGTGGTCTCTAGCATACAATGCGCTCATTCGGCTCCTCTCTCCAGAGACCGAGGAGAACAGTGACGTCCgcgcagctgcagaacgCGTCCGGCGGATACTGGTGCGCGATGAGACAACCGTCTACTATGCGTGGGTCGTCGCAGCGTTTGCTCCGTGGATGTCTATTCCTGAACGGCAGGTGAAGGGAGCCAAGGCCAAACACGTGGCGCCACGAGCGGTCGAAGTTGCCCGAGAAAGTCTGCGCATTGATAACAAGACACTCACTATCTTGCGCGATGCCTCACGGAACTATGAGGAAATCATCGAGACCAAGTCCTCTCTACTCGACGACAGCGTGAACGGGTCGCCGGCAGAGATCCGACAACAGATTGGATTGCTGATACGGTCATGGGGCAAGGACTGGCGGATCTGCATGCTGCTGGCCCTGCTACAGGAAATCATGGCCGGGCGCGATTTCACCGGTAAGACCAATACGTCTTTTGATGGATTATTATCTGACCGCGACAGCAGTGGTGCACGAGTACGACCGGTTCCTAGCGTACATAGTAGACAAAGACCTAGAAGACGTATGCGAGTTGAAACCCATTGTAAATGGCGACGAGATTATGAAGGCATTGGAGGCCAGAAAAGGCCCGTGGATGAGCAGGGCGCTCACGGTGGTGATGAATGTGCAATTGTTGCGGCCGGGGATCAGCAAGGAACAGGCACTGGACGAAGTGCGACGGCAGCGGGTCGAGTTGGGCTTGTAGAAAATCAATTGATTCATTCACTTCCACAATTTGTCATCCACCACCCCTTCTGCAACATGCCCCTAGGTAATCTACGCCAATTGTGGCAAGAGGTGTCGTCCACAGACAATGTAAGTCATCATTCAGCTCAGTCTGGCCAGTTGGCTGAATTATTTCTAGACGGGCGAAAGCCTGCGGCTGGTTCGTGCCTTTCTCGAGGCCCGCGAGGTCCGGCCTTTGtcggacgatgatgaacaggCCCTGAACCACGTCTACGAGTGGATCAGCGCAGCTGCTCTGCCATCGCCGGTCTTTGCAGTCACATTCGATGAAGCTGCCGATATCACAGACGGTGTGTCCCACCTAGGGAATC from Penicillium psychrofluorescens genome assembly, chromosome: 5 carries:
- a CDS encoding uncharacterized protein (ID:PFLUO_007522-T1.cds;~source:funannotate), producing the protein MNHTIPTIELTPLENTLRTLLLDVAQYIRDQEIVEGGSDVRNHPETVLRFTGGWVRDKLLGVDSHDIDVGISSMTGYQFGMALKQYLDDPQNLEKYKQSLPEGKMHDAIVSLHKIEANPEKSKHLETVTTKIFGLDIDLVNLRKETYSEESRNPQMEFGTATEDALRRDATINALFYNLNESRLEDLTEHGLEDMRNKLIRTPMEPYQTFRDDPLRVLRLIRFASRLGYQIDPETERAMQNEDISVALKLKISKERVATELEKMLKGPDPRGALQFIDRLDLYHTIFANHQDGVAADTTTWSLAYNALIRLLSPETEENSDVRAAAERVRRILVRDETTVYYAWVVAAFAPWMSIPERQVKGAKAKHVAPRAVEVARESLRIDNKTLTILRDASRNYEEIIETKSSLLDDSVNGSPAEIRQQIGLLIRSWGKDWRICMLLALLQEIMAGRDFTVVHEYDRFLAYIVDKDLEDVCELKPIVNGDEIMKALEARKGPWMSRALTVVMNVQLLRPGISKEQALDEVRRQRVELGL